The candidate division WOR-3 bacterium nucleotide sequence AATCCACGGCCGGTGTGGGGTATGACCATCGAAGCGCTCCCAGCCTGAGACTGCACGTTCCTTCAACTCCTCACGAGAGCCGATGACGTCGAACCATCCACATTCGCACTTGTAAATCGGTAGAGCTAGACCCCAGTAGCGCTTCTTGGAGATGCACCAGTCGGACATGTTGCGCAACCAGTCCAGTTCACGTTCCAGGCCGAATTCCGGAATCCAGCGTACCTGACGGGCTGATTCCATGATTTCCTCCCGCAGGCTGCGGCCTGAGCTCGATAGTTCGGAGTCGGCGTCCATGCGGATGAACCATTCATCAACAAGACGGAAGACAAGTTCTTGCCCACAGCGCCAGCAGACCGGGTAACGGTGGGTGTAGTCCTCAACCCGGACCAGTACGCCCTTTCTTGCCAAGTCCTCAAATATTGCCAAGGCCGCCTCGGCCGAGCCGCGGCCAGCAAGCCAGCCGAACTCAGGCCGGAATGTGCCGTCCTCTTCGAGCGGCGCGACTATGGCCAAACCGTGTTGCTTGCCGAGCAGGAAGTCCTCCTTGCCACATCCCGGCGCGATGTGGACGATGCCGGTACCTTCGGCTGCGCTGACCTCGTCCCAGGGAACCACCCGATGGACGATGCCGGCCTGGGGTGCAAGTTCATCGTAGGGGCCGGCGTACTTCAGACCGACGAGTTGGCTACCCTTGAGTTCCTCAAGAACTTCAGCATCAGGACCGAGGACCTTCAAAAGGTCCTTGGCCAAGATGTAAACCTGGCTATCTCGGGTCTTGGATTTCGGATTCTGGGTTGAAGAGCAACGGGCACGGACATAGGTTAGTTCCGGGTGTACTGCGCAAGCAGTGTTGGCCGTCAGGGTCCAAGGCGTTGTCGTCCAGACGAGCAGGTATTCGGCGTTCTGGGTCCGCTCGCCGCTGTCGGTGAGAATCGGAAAACGCAGAAACACAGCCTTATGAGTCAGCTCCCGGTAACCTTCGGTGGCAATTTCCATTTCCGAAACTGCGGTGCCACAGCGTGCGCACCAAGGCATGACGTCAATACCTTCGTAGATAAGCCCGCGCTCATGGCACCGTTTGAGGAAATACCAGATGGAGTAGTTGTTCTCTTCTGACATTGTGTAGTAGGAGTTCTCCCAGTCCATCCACTGACCGATGAGGACCGACTGCGCAGTCTGGACGCGGGCGTACTTTACCACTCTTTCCTTGCACTTCTCAACAAACCGGTCAATGCCGTACTGCTCGATATCTTTCTTGCACCGGAAGCCCAATTCTTTCTCGACTTCGACCTCGACCCAGAGTCCCTGACAGTCGAAGCCGTTCTGCCACCGCTGATCAAAGCCCTGCATCGCCTTGTAGCGCTGAAACAGGTCCTTGTAGGTTCGGCCCCAAGCGTGGTGCACGCCCATCGGGCCGTTCGCAGTAATCGGTCCGTCGAGGAATCGGAATTTGGGACCGCCACGGTTGCGCTGAACGAGTTTGGCAAAGCAGTTGTGCTTCTGCCAGAAGGTAAGAACCCGGCGTTCAATCGCGGCATGGTCCGGTTGACGGGGAACCGGGGAAAACACGTACTACCTCCTACACCATACGAATTACGCCGGACCGTTCACGTGGGCTCACCGGATGTCGTCTTCCGGACGTAGAGTGTGAGCGTCCTATCTTGCCCGTCCGGTATTAGCAGCATCGGCCTGGAACATCGGCCAGGGTGAGGCGGCTGGCCCGCCCGTGCCCCGCACGCACCAAGCGGCAAGGCCTGAGCCGATGTAAATGTTGCCGTCGGCGTCAAGTTTCGGCGAGGAAATGAACTCGGCCGAAAAGCCCTCGCCGAGTGCGCAGGCCCAGCGCCGCGAACCGTTTGAGTTCACGGCGTAGAGTGAATCCGGGTTCTCGAACCGGTTATCTGAACCTTGTCGTGACGCAGACCGGGCACGTTTACCCACGGTCACAAGGAAGTAGATGCAGCCGGAACTTGAGACCGCGGGTGTGGAGACAACCCCATCGGAAAGCGGCGGTACATAGGTCCAGAGTGCCAAGCCGTTTGTCGGGTCGAGCGCATATAACTTGCCACCGGCCCCGACGTAGATGGTGTGGTCGGGACCAACTACCGGTGACGAAGGTGCCTCGCCGACCTGCACGACCCAGTTTTCCGAAAGGTCGCTTAGGCTGAGCGATGCAAACCAGCCGTTTTCGTCGCACACGTAAGTAGTGCCTAGTGAGTCATCAATTGCCGGCGAGGCCATGATTTCACTAGTGGAAAGCGAGTAGCTCCATTTCTTGGTGCCAGTGGTCGGGTCGAGCGCAAATATGCTGCCCTCCTGGTTGGCGACGTACACCGTACCGTCCTTGCCAATTGCCGGCGATGAACAGCCGCCGCCAGTAAAACAGGACCACAATCGTGTGCCGTTGCTAACGGCCAAGAGCGAATCACCCATGGTATGGATATACACCGTGCCGTTCGATGCGACCGCTGGAGTGGCATAGACATCTTCACCAACATAGATGACCCACTTGCGCGTGCCGTTCGGGTTGAGCGCGTAGAACGAGTCGTTCGCGCAGCTAGTAAAAACTGTGCCGTCCGGGCCGACCGAGGCGCCACCCATGAATTCGTCGCCGTCCGGATTCACAAACTCCCAGCGCAGCGTGCGGTCCAGCTTGCGCGCTATGAACCCGCCGTAGTCACACCCGATATAGGCAGCGTCGCGGTCCAGGTCGAGTCCAAAGGTATTGAGGCTGAAGTCGGCTGAATCCTCCGGGTCCTCCGGGTCGGTGAAGGCAAAACTCCAACGGACCCCGCCCTCGGCTGGGTCAACAAGCAGCGTCAGCGGTTCAGACCAGCC carries:
- a CDS encoding PQQ-binding-like beta-propeller repeat protein, giving the protein MKFARVVLIALAATFFLFGICGHAPAVPEKPRGPARGMVAVVLACTTQTTDPKGADVAYQFDWGDGTRSGWSAFVAGGQAFADTHTYSQPGSYEVKARAKNSKKASGWSEPLTLLVDPAEGGVRWSFAFTDPEDPEDSADFSLNTFGLDLDRDAAYIGCDYGGFIARKLDRTLRWEFVNPDGDEFMGGASVGPDGTVFTSCANDSFYALNPNGTRKWVIYVGEDVYATPAVASNGTVYIHTMGDSLLAVSNGTRLWSCFTGGGCSSPAIGKDGTVYVANQEGSIFALDPTTGTKKWSYSLSTSEIMASPAIDDSLGTTYVCDENGWFASLSLSDLSENWVVQVGEAPSSPVVGPDHTIYVGAGGKLYALDPTNGLALWTYVPPLSDGVVSTPAVSSSGCIYFLVTVGKRARSASRQGSDNRFENPDSLYAVNSNGSRRWACALGEGFSAEFISSPKLDADGNIYIGSGLAAWCVRGTGGPAASPWPMFQADAANTGRAR
- the ileS gene encoding isoleucine--tRNA ligase, producing MFSPVPRQPDHAAIERRVLTFWQKHNCFAKLVQRNRGGPKFRFLDGPITANGPMGVHHAWGRTYKDLFQRYKAMQGFDQRWQNGFDCQGLWVEVEVEKELGFRCKKDIEQYGIDRFVEKCKERVVKYARVQTAQSVLIGQWMDWENSYYTMSEENNYSIWYFLKRCHERGLIYEGIDVMPWCARCGTAVSEMEIATEGYRELTHKAVFLRFPILTDSGERTQNAEYLLVWTTTPWTLTANTACAVHPELTYVRARCSSTQNPKSKTRDSQVYILAKDLLKVLGPDAEVLEELKGSQLVGLKYAGPYDELAPQAGIVHRVVPWDEVSAAEGTGIVHIAPGCGKEDFLLGKQHGLAIVAPLEEDGTFRPEFGWLAGRGSAEAALAIFEDLARKGVLVRVEDYTHRYPVCWRCGQELVFRLVDEWFIRMDADSELSSSGRSLREEIMESARQVRWIPEFGLERELDWLRNMSDWCISKKRYWGLALPIYKCECGWFDVIGSREELKERAVSGWERFDGHTPHRPWIDEVKIACGRCGRPVTRTKDVGNPWLDAGIVPFSTTHYLTDRNYWKEWFPFDFITESFPGQFRNWFYAILAMSTVLEHQAPFRTVLGYATMKAEDGREMHKSWGNAIEVEEAVEKMGADVMRWVFLAHNPVQNLLFGYHGAREVERKLLTFWNVYSFFVTYANIDNWNPRTIEPPNHGTLSLLDRWILSRLNSLVRFARERLDDYDPSPFTRQVEEFFEELSTWYVRRSRRRFWKSASDQDKNAAYHTLYVCLETITRVLAPAMPFLAEDIYQNLVRSHNTAAPESVHLCEYPKPDSTFIDPELEHEVELVRAAVSLGRSAREQARLKVRQPLSSCIIRLLSPEDQTIYLRHADAIKEELNVRDVLFTESGAQFPDGFVSAEQAGMAVGVNTRLTRELENEGLARELVHKIQGMRKQAGFEVTDRIRLYCIASPRLTEAVNDYRDYISRETLALTISNASPPDPDIASETTVNGEAVRLALKRIKNEQT